The following coding sequences are from one Paenibacillus sp. JDR-2 window:
- a CDS encoding DUF1540 domain-containing protein, whose translation MPKGVTCSVSNCGFWKEGNNCNADAISIDIDQHADFNEEFAADDLGLYHQDQAAESSATCCHTFKPKE comes from the coding sequence ATGCCGAAAGGTGTAACCTGCAGCGTGTCCAATTGCGGCTTCTGGAAAGAGGGCAACAATTGCAATGCTGATGCCATTTCCATCGACATTGATCAGCATGCTGACTTCAACGAAGAATTCGCAGCTGACGATCTTGGGCTTTATCATCAGGATCAAGCTGCGGAATCATCCGCTACCTGCTGCCACACTTTTAAACCGAAGGAGTGA